From Drosophila santomea strain STO CAGO 1482 chromosome 2R, Prin_Dsan_1.1, whole genome shotgun sequence:
TTTGGCATGCGATAAACTTCCTTATAACTATATCCTTTTGTATCTCTGCGAAAAGTACTTAGTCATAcgtcttatttaatttacGTTCAGAATAACACGCTTTACCCGCGATTGTTGGCAAATACACTggcattttttttaacaatctgcttaaaataattaaattaacttcCAATTGACTTAGGAATTCAAGAGGATTATTTTACCATACTCTATAGTTCAATACTGGAAATGATTTGTTTTGACACACGTATGTAGGTACACATTGTTGTAGGACAATCACTGAAACACCAAGTTGCATATTGATAtatgtttgatttatttctgtTATTTCGAATATGTAGCTTGTTGTTTTTCAGCTGTCCAGGTATTGTACTATTTGgcttttaaatatatgtattcttTATAATTGAGACCTGATAGCAGCCATTGTCGAAGTTCACGCCTATGGAGATTCTAACTCACTTTCTAATATTAACGCTGATATTTGGGTTAATTCTGTACAGTATTTTACGAGTTCTCAAGGTACATCTGACATTTAGGACATTGGGGCCATGCAGACCCCAATAGTCGATAACAAGTTATAAAATAATCGtgacaaaatgcaaaaataatattcttcTACCTTATGCTAGTTCaagatattaaatatatataaatggcTAGTAATAGTTAGTAAGAAAATATactcatatttatttatgatcaATTGTAAATTCTGTTATCTAGAAGACAGTCCATGGAGTAGAGCTTAAAACTAGATCGAATATCAATAGAGAAGTATGTTCTAACGTGTTTTGGATGTATAGTTCTCAAAAGCAAGCCGAAATGCTTTATGTATGTAAAAGACATAACAGAGAAGCTCTTAAATGTTGcggaaatatatgtaatattaacaattaacaattttcttaaatattagTATGCATTTGttcttatatattatttagtAATACCTTGAgtaaatttttataatatcCTTTCTAGCCTATTTTCACCCACAATTCTGGGACTGACTGGAGCTACTCACCATTCGACATCTGGGATTTGGAAATATTGTCCTCGAGTACACATTCCGTTCATTTGTAAGATATATATGTCTTACAGTTGGAGAAATTTTTCATACGCTTTTTGTAAAGTGTGAAAATCATAGACAGAAAATTAGGTTtacaaaatgatttatttgttttgtgatAACTATGTGTAATGTTACGTCAAAATGCAGTACGGTTTGTAAAACTTAAGCTAAACTTATGTATGTAAATGCATAGTTTACCTAACTAAGCTTAGGATAAATGTCAAGGAAACAAATGTTACAAAAGAGAATCATGTTAAAGCAACTGAAGTCGGCAGTACAGAGACGGAGGAAAAAAacgtgtttattttttatcacaATTGCGTATgaaaaatttctttaattgctAAAagccgccacgcccaccgccgcCCCCGCCGCTAGAGCCCGCCAGTCCCGCTGCCGATTGCCGGGGCACCAGGATGCGCGGCAAGGTCAGCGACCTCTTGGGAAAGCCATGTCTGCTGCCCTGCGGCTCCTGGGGGGCGGAGATCGAGGTCGAGGTCGTGGCCGAGGTCGAAGCCATTGGCTCCGCGCTCTCCCTCCGCGGATGAGGTTCCATTGCCGCCTCCGGCTGCACCCCCTTCTTCAACCCCTCCGTTGACCTTTGGGACTCCCCGTCCGGCTGCTGCGAGTGTCACGCATACGACTGCGCCGTCTGCGGCATCATGCCGCCGGAGAAACCGCCGTCCAGGCCAGGAGGCCGCTCCACTAGGTTCTTGAGACGCCCTCTCAGCTCCTCCAGACTCTTGGACTTTGCCTTGTTGATGCGCTTGTATTTCACGTCCTTGGGCTTCGTCACCGAGCGATGGTTCAACATAACCCGGTTGTAGTTGGTCACCTGGAAAGGGATATATACATtaactatatatattcaagacaacaaaatctatacttaattaaaaaagccAAAGATTGgtttaatgcatttaattaaaaattcgaTGCTaggcagaaaaacaaaaggtatttttccttataaaatttaaaatctatgaaatgttataaaattaattcGCAATCTAAGAAAATGGGAATTCCCTCCATAGGCTCAACATTTTCctgaaattcaaaatttaagTGCAACATTCCGCAATTCAATCCGTTAGTTCTCAGTTACCTGGGTTTTTCCGTTGGGCGGCTCCTGCGCTCCACCTGCCGATGGTGGAGGAGATGGTGGCTGCAGCTGGGGGACCTTCACACTGAGTGTGGTGCACGGAGAGTCGTGGCTGGGCGATCTTTTGAGGGCTCCTAGTTGACGTCTTGAAATGATGGATCCGCCCTCGACGGGCGATGAATCTTTGGCTTTGTCCGCGGTCGAGGGACTGGCGGCGTCTATCTGACCCTCGGTCGAGCTCGAGCTTAGAGCCTTGTCTGAGCGGTTCTTAAACTTGTCCCGCTTCTCGGCCACGTCCGTGGTGGGTTCGGGATCCTCCTCGACGGAGTAAACGGTTTCCAGGATATCGGGACGACGCAGGAAGCAGTTGTTTCGCCTGGCCGCTCCGTACTTGTTGTGATTCGTCTCGATCGCATCGGATATGGACCGTACTATGGTGATGCCATCGCTGCCCAGCACTCCGCCCAATCCGCCAGCGCCACTACTCTTCCGTCGCGTGCCCAAGGTCATCGGACTGTCGGAGTCAATGTCCTCGAGCACCACCGCCGAATCCGAGTCGTTCAGGGAGTCCAGCTCGTTGGCATAGCTAGCTTCAATGGTCTCCAGGCCATGATCCACCAACCGGGAGGACAGGGTGTCGATGATCTTCTGCTGACGCTGGATGGTCAACTCCCGATGGTTCAATAGACTTGCTAtctgcttctgcttccgcT
This genomic window contains:
- the LOC120445738 gene encoding uncharacterized protein LOC120445738 is translated as MYAGRATQFAKTISSMACSIQKQPQAPQSVDSGTAGVDRVGGMVGGGGGGGPSGAGTVPSTPKTKTAQPRGSLPTDVNQPPLEFQWPPPVPVSIHTSNLRLNMMNQDPKDLHTARAIIEELRSKVRFQTEHIMKWRKAYAMQVQQHYRYQKEKSDQMNSLTSQLLLLESRLKRKQKQIASLLNHRELTIQRQQKIIDTLSSRLVDHGLETIEASYANELDSLNDSDSAVVLEDIDSDSPMTLGTRRKSSGAGGLGGVLGSDGITIVRSISDAIETNHNKYGAARRNNCFLRRPDILETVYSVEEDPEPTTDVAEKRDKFKNRSDKALSSSSTEGQIDAASPSTADKAKDSSPVEGGSIISRRQLGALKRSPSHDSPCTTLSVKVPQLQPPSPPPSAGGAQEPPNGKTQVTNYNRVMLNHRSVTKPKDVKYKRINKAKSKSLEELRGRLKNLVERPPGLDGGFSGGMMPQTAQSYA